A part of Zonotrichia leucophrys gambelii isolate GWCS_2022_RI chromosome 7, RI_Zleu_2.0, whole genome shotgun sequence genomic DNA contains:
- the PJVK gene encoding pejvakin, whose protein sequence is MFAAATKNFVKQVGDGGRLVPVPSLSEADRYQPLSLVIKKRKCLLSKKSKFASTPFTLKDILQGEKEISAGVSSYQLLNYEDKSDVSLNGRRGNQIMNDVGFDVAGSDSIAFKASFGIVTKHEVEVPTLLRELTTRKINFDHCLVHQSRKSRMEILCVVMESIRTTRQCSLTVHTGMRGETMRFQLIEDQNSKGRDKAIVFPAHTTIAFSVFELYIHLDGNFELCVTPIAKGGFEREKSGSSSLIKFRRLKNNLFHRNKGVVEIVANSDPYLEDLFTDYYEKAASMTDLSTSYLRDGSHIRINLLNNNIPKGPCVLCGMGSSKRETVYGCLECSFNGLKYVRLHAVPCFDLWHKRMK, encoded by the exons ATGTTTGCTGCTGCAACCAAAAACTTCGTTAAACAGGTTGGTGATGGAGGAAGATTAGTTCCCGTGCCCAGCCTCAGTGAAGCTGACAGATACCAACCTCTGAGCCttgtcattaaaaaaagaaaatgtttgctttcaaaaaaatctaaatttgcTTCAACACCTTTCACATTAAAAGACATTCTTCAAGGGGAGAAAGAAATTTCTGCAG GTGTCTCGTCTTACCAGTTGCTCAACTATGAAGACAAATCAGATGTTTCACTTAATGGCAGAAGAGGAAATCAGATAATGAATGATGTTGGTTTTGATGTTGCTGGATCAGATTCCATTGCCTTTAAAGCTTCATTTGGCATAGTGACCAAACATGAAGTTGAAGTACCAACATTACTGAGAGAACTTACTACAAG aaaaataaactttgatCATTGTCTAGTCCATCAATCAAGAAAAAGTAGGATGGAAATTTTGTGTGTGGTCATGGAAAGTATTCGAACTACAAGGCAGTGCTCATTAACTGTCCATACTGGAATGCGTGGAGAGACAATGAGG TTTCAATTAATTGAAGATCAGAATTCTAAAGGGCGGGACAAAGCCATTGTTTTTCCTGCACATACAACTATTGCTTTTAGTGTATTTGAACTCTACATTCATTTGGATGGTAATTTCG AACTTTGTGTGACTCCAATTGCAAAAGGAGGATTTGAAAGAGAGAAATCTGGATCATCTTCACTGATCAAATTCAGGAGATTAAAGAATAATCTGTTTCATCGAA ATAAAGGAGTAGTGGAAATCGTTGCTAACTCTGATCCTTACTTGGAAGACCTTTTTACAGATTATTATGAAAAAGCTGCAAGCATGACAGATCTCTCTACAAGCTATCTCAGAGACGGTTCTCATATCCGAATTAATTTACTTAATAACAACATCCCCAAAGGCCCCTGTGTCCTCTGTGGAATGGGAAGTTCAAAAAGGGAGACAGTCTATGGATGCCTGGAGTGTTCTTTTAATGGACTGAAGTATGTACGACTGCATGCTGTGCCCTGTTTTGACCTCTGGCATAAGAGAATGAAGTAA